From one Thermomicrobiales bacterium genomic stretch:
- a CDS encoding NYN domain-containing protein yields the protein MRVAVYIDGFSFYYACFSGRTKAPFKGLKWVDFERLARNLFPNDDLVAVHYFTAIAPNPPDDPGQADRHANYLDALRAYSAVTVHVGKFVKSKREVALVRCPAGMAIQQTAFVWQEKKSDVALAATLIVDAVQRNADALVLVTNDSDFVPAVQIAKKVSECIVGVVSPDLAVSKDLAKTADFAWQFDKGLLPVSQLPDPVVTPTGRVIHKPTRWRANPD from the coding sequence ATGCGTGTTGCTGTCTACATCGATGGCTTCTCGTTCTACTACGCATGTTTCAGTGGCCGCACGAAAGCCCCCTTCAAGGGACTGAAGTGGGTCGATTTCGAGCGCCTTGCCAGAAACCTCTTTCCAAACGACGATCTCGTGGCCGTTCACTACTTCACCGCGATCGCGCCAAACCCGCCCGACGACCCTGGTCAGGCTGATCGACACGCCAACTACCTGGACGCATTGAGAGCTTATTCAGCAGTCACGGTACACGTAGGCAAGTTCGTGAAATCCAAGCGCGAGGTGGCACTGGTGCGCTGCCCTGCGGGAATGGCCATCCAGCAAACTGCATTTGTCTGGCAAGAGAAGAAGAGTGACGTCGCACTTGCCGCGACGCTGATTGTCGATGCAGTTCAACGAAACGCGGATGCGCTTGTATTGGTGACAAATGACTCCGATTTTGTGCCAGCGGTGCAGATTGCCAAGAAAGTCTCAGAGTGTATTGTCGGTGTCGTCAGTCCAGACTTGGCGGTCTCGAAGGACCTCGCAAAGACAGCTGACTTCGCGTGGCAATTCGACAAGGGGCTGCTTCCGGTGTCACAGCTACCAGATCCTGTTGTTACTCCGACAGGGAGGGTCATCCACAAGCCGACACGTTGGAGAGCGAACCCCGACTAA
- a CDS encoding ABC transporter permease, whose product MASLPTTSSGVSARLRGIRIDPVILTFVVLLLLWGFSLYRTEGFRSVNYTMLTLRTAAFLGIVAAGQTLVILMGGIDLSVAAVITMTGVVAGNLMTQIGQLGGILVTLVIAILVGVCNGLGVTVLRLPPLVMTLATLSIIQGVLLVYNAGKPVSGKSPFLEFWAKDKILGVPAPVWVLLAVTLVCVVLLHFTSYGRGIYAIGNNPRASYISGVPTTAIQIATYALCSLFAAITGLLLLGRTGYSSKTAGDPYMLMSIAAVVIGGTSIIGGRGKIIGTIGGALVMTILINLLTVENIDESVRMMIQGGLILALLIAYAVTED is encoded by the coding sequence ATGGCTTCCCTACCCACGACATCGTCCGGCGTGAGCGCGCGGCTGCGCGGCATCCGCATCGATCCGGTGATTCTGACCTTTGTGGTGCTCTTGCTCCTTTGGGGATTCAGCCTCTATCGCACCGAAGGGTTTCGCTCGGTCAACTACACCATGCTCACGCTGCGCACAGCGGCCTTTCTGGGTATCGTGGCCGCTGGGCAGACACTGGTGATCCTGATGGGCGGCATCGATCTTTCGGTGGCGGCGGTGATTACCATGACCGGCGTCGTCGCCGGCAACCTGATGACCCAAATCGGGCAATTGGGGGGCATTCTGGTCACCCTGGTGATCGCGATCTTGGTCGGCGTCTGCAATGGGCTGGGGGTGACGGTGCTGCGGCTGCCGCCGTTGGTGATGACCCTGGCCACCCTGAGCATCATCCAGGGCGTCTTGCTCGTCTACAACGCGGGGAAACCGGTGAGCGGAAAATCGCCGTTCCTGGAGTTCTGGGCGAAGGACAAGATCCTGGGCGTGCCCGCGCCGGTATGGGTCCTGCTCGCGGTGACGCTGGTCTGCGTGGTGCTGCTGCATTTCACGTCGTACGGCCGGGGAATCTACGCCATCGGCAACAACCCACGCGCGTCCTACATCTCCGGTGTGCCGACCACCGCGATCCAGATCGCAACCTATGCGCTGTGCAGCTTGTTCGCGGCCATCACCGGATTGTTGCTCCTCGGCCGCACCGGGTATAGCTCGAAAACCGCTGGCGACCCGTACATGCTCATGTCGATCGCGGCAGTCGTGATTGGGGGCACCTCGATCATCGGGGGGCGCGGCAAGATCATCGGCACCATCGGCGGCGCGCTGGTGATGACCATCCTCATCAATCTGCTCACCGTCGAGAACATCGACGAATCGGTACGCATGATGATCCAGGGCGGCTTGATCCTGGCGCTGTTGATTGCGTACGCGGTGACGGAGGATTAG
- a CDS encoding ATP-binding cassette domain-containing protein: MTTETAERPPGTPVPPFDTAPILRTADLTKSFAGNVVLDRVGFDVYPGEIHALMGENGAGKSTWINLVTGVHQPDSGTITFDGVTYQGLSPHQAEAIGISTVHQELSLSPHLTVAENIFLGRMPTTRFGQVDYARIEAEATRIFDDLGVEIDPQAQAGELPLAERQLVEFAKAIVAEPKLLILDEATSALDKSQVELFFTSLRKLRDRGVAVVFVSHRLEEIFAITDRITVLKNGEYVTTVATPGTTTDQLVKFMVGREITDIFPPKPPIEELMAGPVVLSVRNLSSGHRFQNVDFDLHRGEILGLGGLQGQGQRELLAALFGLHRVEGEVLLDGQPAAVRGPRAAMSRRYAFVPEDRKTEGLVLQLPVSDNLALPNLNAVSRFGLIDRGRERTLIDSLIAKLQIKLRSPKQRVLRLSGGNQQKVAIAKWLPQEPEILLLSEPTRGIDVGTKQEIHRLMRELTAAGASILLITSDTIELLGLSDRVMVMYERQPVVTLSGDDVTEENVVHASVVGGEKQIAETLEARAEGARTPVAGTTSETSPERSLNPLAKLGVFSKLSRAWQDVLPIYAVTAIFALIYLYMNRNTFGIDTVNNLSAWLFPLFLAAMSQSVIMLTGGIDLSLGNMMSLFTCILATQMWDNPLSMIKAVTMVLAGGALIGLFTGAIVSYIKLPAIIVTLATSFIWAGAALWVLPSAGGHLPRSFSSRFIGQIGGVIPVSLLVLIGALLFWRYGIKRTPLGVGIYAIGDNERGAFFSGLPVKHLRIAAYIISGLFAALAGIGLSAYAGSGDPLIGGTYTLAAIAAAVLGGVSFLGGQGHLRGTIAGVLSLGLVTQILFISGFSVAYQRVIYGLVLIVAIGIKTFAAYRIEERR; encoded by the coding sequence GTGACTACCGAGACCGCCGAACGTCCCCCGGGGACACCAGTGCCGCCGTTCGATACCGCGCCCATTCTGCGCACCGCCGACTTGACCAAGTCGTTCGCGGGCAATGTCGTGCTCGATCGGGTGGGCTTCGATGTCTACCCTGGCGAAATTCACGCGTTGATGGGCGAGAACGGCGCCGGCAAGAGCACCTGGATCAACCTGGTGACGGGAGTGCATCAACCCGATTCCGGCACGATCACGTTCGACGGCGTCACGTATCAGGGCTTGTCGCCGCACCAGGCCGAAGCGATCGGCATCAGCACCGTCCACCAGGAACTGAGTCTCAGCCCGCACCTGACCGTGGCGGAGAACATCTTCCTTGGGCGCATGCCGACCACCAGGTTCGGGCAGGTCGATTACGCGCGCATCGAAGCAGAGGCAACCCGAATCTTCGACGATCTCGGAGTAGAGATCGATCCACAGGCCCAGGCAGGAGAGCTTCCGCTCGCCGAGCGGCAACTTGTCGAGTTCGCCAAGGCGATCGTCGCCGAGCCGAAGCTCCTCATTCTGGACGAAGCCACCTCCGCCCTCGACAAGAGCCAGGTTGAGCTCTTCTTCACCTCGTTGCGCAAGCTGCGCGACCGGGGTGTGGCCGTGGTCTTCGTTTCCCACCGGCTGGAAGAGATCTTCGCGATCACCGATCGGATCACGGTGCTCAAGAACGGCGAGTACGTCACCACGGTAGCCACTCCGGGCACCACGACCGACCAGTTGGTCAAGTTCATGGTCGGGCGCGAGATCACCGATATCTTCCCACCGAAGCCACCGATCGAGGAACTGATGGCCGGACCGGTGGTGCTCTCGGTTCGCAATCTCAGCTCCGGGCACCGCTTCCAGAACGTCGATTTCGATCTGCATCGGGGTGAGATCCTGGGCCTTGGCGGGTTGCAGGGACAGGGGCAACGCGAGCTGCTGGCCGCGCTCTTCGGGTTGCATCGGGTCGAGGGCGAGGTCTTGCTCGATGGCCAGCCCGCGGCGGTGCGCGGACCGCGCGCGGCCATGTCCCGGCGCTACGCCTTTGTGCCAGAAGACCGCAAGACCGAAGGGCTCGTCCTGCAGCTCCCGGTGAGCGACAACCTGGCGCTGCCCAATCTGAATGCAGTCAGCAGGTTCGGCCTGATCGACCGGGGCCGCGAGCGGACGCTGATCGATTCGCTGATCGCCAAGCTGCAAATCAAGTTGCGCTCCCCCAAACAGCGGGTGCTGCGCCTGAGCGGCGGAAATCAGCAAAAAGTCGCGATCGCCAAATGGCTACCGCAGGAACCGGAAATCCTGCTGCTGTCGGAGCCGACGCGCGGAATCGATGTCGGCACCAAGCAGGAGATTCATCGCCTCATGCGCGAGCTGACCGCGGCCGGGGCATCGATTCTGCTGATCACCTCGGACACGATCGAGCTGCTGGGCTTGAGCGACCGCGTGATGGTGATGTACGAGCGCCAACCGGTGGTGACGCTGAGCGGCGACGACGTAACCGAAGAGAACGTGGTGCACGCCTCGGTGGTGGGCGGTGAGAAACAGATCGCCGAAACGCTGGAAGCCAGGGCCGAAGGCGCCAGGACGCCCGTTGCGGGAACCACGTCCGAAACGTCGCCGGAACGCTCGCTGAATCCGCTGGCCAAACTCGGTGTTTTCAGCAAGCTCTCGCGCGCCTGGCAGGATGTGCTGCCGATCTATGCGGTCACGGCCATCTTCGCGCTGATCTACCTCTATATGAACCGCAACACCTTCGGCATCGACACGGTGAACAATCTGTCGGCGTGGCTCTTTCCCCTGTTCCTGGCGGCGATGTCGCAATCGGTCATCATGCTCACCGGAGGAATCGATCTCTCGCTTGGCAACATGATGAGTCTCTTCACCTGCATCCTGGCCACCCAGATGTGGGACAACCCGCTCTCCATGATCAAAGCGGTCACCATGGTGTTGGCTGGCGGGGCGTTGATCGGGCTCTTTACCGGCGCGATCGTCTCGTACATCAAGCTGCCGGCCATCATCGTCACCCTGGCGACATCGTTCATCTGGGCGGGCGCTGCGCTCTGGGTCCTGCCTTCGGCGGGAGGGCATCTGCCGCGTTCGTTCTCCTCACGCTTCATCGGGCAGATCGGAGGAGTCATTCCGGTCAGTCTGCTGGTGCTGATCGGGGCGTTGCTCTTCTGGAGGTACGGCATCAAGCGCACCCCGCTTGGTGTCGGCATCTACGCGATCGGCGACAACGAGCGCGGCGCGTTCTTCAGTGGTTTGCCGGTCAAGCATCTGCGCATCGCGGCCTACATCATCTCCGGGCTTTTTGCCGCGCTCGCCGGTATCGGGCTTTCGGCCTACGCCGGATCGGGCGATCCACTCATCGGCGGAACCTACACGCTGGCAGCCATCGCCGCGGCGGTCCTCGGCGGGGTCAGCTTCCTGGGTGGTCAAGGGCATCTACGCGGCACGATTGCCGGTGTGCTCTCGCTCGGGCTCGTTACGCAAATCCTCTTCATTTCCGGGTTCTCGGTTGCCTATCAGCGGGTCATCTATGGCCTGGTGCTGATCGTGGCGATCGGGATCAAGACGTTTGCCGCCTACCGTATCGAGGAGCGCCGCTGA
- a CDS encoding substrate-binding domain-containing protein produces the protein MDKTLDRRRFVVGSAALTAAVAATGKLQLGAFAQDENWPPVEGLAPLKVGWSTIYTTPSWMTETQNEIEAEVQRLVDMGATIDFQVFDANGDTATQIAQIQTMIDQQYDICLLIAGSATALDQVVESAHNAGVIVVNWDSEVTTDQLTAKINTDQHQWGNMTAQWLVDQIGGSGPILAINGPAGISVSEARWAGAEEVFAQYPDVEIVGTANIEYNEAPALTEMESLLAAHPDVVGIWCQAGAHASAALKTMQAMGLPFVPITGENYNAYLLQWCDLLEDGFTSFSTAQVNYMAVIALDLGILAKQGQPVPSRVVVPLPEITDDNVCEWADESLPEDWYSIPEVPGPAERQAIIEGAMAAPEATPAA, from the coding sequence GTGGACAAGACACTCGATCGTCGACGATTCGTCGTTGGTTCCGCAGCGCTCACCGCGGCGGTCGCCGCGACTGGCAAGCTGCAACTGGGCGCGTTTGCCCAGGATGAGAACTGGCCGCCGGTCGAAGGGCTGGCGCCGCTCAAGGTCGGTTGGTCGACCATCTACACGACCCCGTCATGGATGACGGAGACCCAGAACGAGATCGAGGCCGAGGTGCAGCGTCTGGTCGACATGGGCGCGACCATCGACTTCCAGGTCTTCGACGCCAACGGCGACACGGCCACCCAGATCGCTCAAATCCAGACGATGATCGATCAGCAATACGACATCTGCCTGCTGATCGCCGGATCGGCTACCGCGCTCGACCAGGTGGTCGAATCGGCGCACAACGCCGGCGTGATCGTGGTCAACTGGGACTCGGAAGTCACGACCGATCAGCTCACGGCCAAGATCAACACCGATCAGCATCAATGGGGCAACATGACCGCCCAGTGGCTGGTCGATCAAATCGGCGGCTCGGGACCGATCCTGGCGATCAACGGTCCGGCCGGCATCTCCGTCAGCGAGGCCCGCTGGGCCGGCGCCGAAGAGGTCTTTGCGCAGTATCCAGACGTGGAGATCGTCGGCACCGCCAACATCGAGTACAACGAGGCTCCTGCCCTGACCGAGATGGAGAGCCTGCTGGCCGCGCATCCGGACGTGGTCGGCATCTGGTGCCAGGCAGGCGCGCACGCTTCGGCCGCCCTCAAGACGATGCAGGCGATGGGCCTGCCGTTCGTACCGATCACCGGTGAGAACTACAACGCCTATCTGCTGCAGTGGTGCGATCTGCTGGAGGACGGCTTCACCTCCTTCTCGACCGCGCAGGTGAACTACATGGCGGTCATTGCGCTCGACCTCGGCATCCTCGCCAAGCAGGGCCAGCCGGTGCCGAGCCGGGTCGTGGTGCCGTTGCCAGAAATTACCGACGACAACGTCTGCGAGTGGGCCGACGAGAGTCTGCCGGAGGACTGGTACTCGATTCCCGAGGTTCCGGGACCGGCCGAGCGCCAGGCGATCATCGAGGGAGCGATGGCCGCCCCTGAAGCGACACCGGCCGCCTAG
- a CDS encoding acylphosphatase, protein MKRRVVLRIWGRVQGVNYRRAAQREAVRLEVTGFARNMPDDSVWIEAEGTEDAIEKYVAWCEKGPPRSEVTRFEVQDGDLVGYKGFEIY, encoded by the coding sequence ATGAAGCGTCGCGTCGTGCTTCGAATCTGGGGACGGGTTCAGGGCGTCAACTACCGGCGAGCCGCGCAACGCGAGGCTGTGCGTCTCGAGGTGACCGGGTTCGCGCGGAACATGCCGGACGATTCGGTCTGGATCGAGGCTGAAGGGACCGAAGACGCCATCGAAAAGTACGTTGCCTGGTGCGAAAAAGGTCCCCCGCGCTCTGAAGTCACGCGTTTCGAGGTCCAGGATGGCGACCTCGTCGGATACAAGGGATTCGAGATCTATTGA
- a CDS encoding CoA-binding protein, whose translation MTSFALPELPPALDDAELRALLQNARTIAVVGWSDKPDRSSHGIAGYLHAQGYDVPLVNPRLAGKMGPFGEPVYRTLGDIPRHVDIVDLFRNASFVPGHTQEAIDIGAGAVWCQAGIVSEPARAMAAAHGIPFVQDTCISVAHIFLVRARTS comes from the coding sequence TTGACCAGTTTCGCGCTACCCGAACTTCCTCCCGCGCTGGATGACGCCGAACTGCGCGCGCTGCTCCAGAACGCCCGCACCATCGCGGTCGTCGGCTGGTCGGACAAGCCAGACCGCTCCAGCCACGGTATTGCCGGATATCTGCACGCGCAGGGATACGATGTGCCGCTGGTGAATCCGCGATTGGCGGGCAAGATGGGGCCGTTTGGCGAGCCGGTCTACCGGACGCTGGGCGATATCCCGCGCCATGTCGACATCGTCGATCTCTTTCGCAACGCAAGCTTCGTGCCTGGACACACCCAGGAGGCCATCGACATCGGCGCAGGGGCTGTCTGGTGTCAAGCCGGGATCGTCAGTGAGCCGGCGCGTGCCATGGCAGCCGCCCATGGAATACCCTTCGTGCAGGACACCTGCATTTCCGTTGCCCACATCTTCCTGGTCCGGGCGCGAACGAGCTAG